The Methanobacteriaceae archaeon genome has a window encoding:
- a CDS encoding CDP-2,3-bis-(O-geranylgeranyl)-sn-glycerol synthase, with the protein MTINIQILAMTCIAILYFILPAYFSNGAGLVFGGGTPVDFGKSDKNGNRWIGDGVTWRGLIAGTIIGTITGILQGFLAPYVIANFGQFITTPIITDIQSGILIGFLLGFGALFGDAIGSFLKRRANIERGNSAPVLDQLDFIVVALILVSLVVKIDLMFIITTCILTLIMHLLANTCAYLLGIKDVWY; encoded by the coding sequence ATGACAATTAATATTCAAATATTGGCAATGACTTGTATTGCAATACTTTATTTTATACTTCCAGCATATTTCTCAAATGGTGCAGGATTAGTATTTGGTGGTGGAACACCAGTAGATTTTGGAAAATCCGATAAAAACGGTAACAGATGGATTGGAGATGGCGTAACCTGGAGAGGTTTAATCGCAGGAACAATCATTGGAACAATAACAGGTATTTTACAAGGATTTTTAGCTCCATACGTAATTGCAAATTTTGGACAATTTATTACAACACCAATCATAACTGACATTCAAAGTGGAATATTAATTGGATTTTTATTAGGTTTTGGAGCATTATTTGGTGATGCAATAGGCAGTTTCTTAAAAAGAAGAGCAAATATTGAACGTGGAAATTCTGCTCCAGTTTTAGATCAACTAGATTTCATAGTCGTTGCATTAATCTTAGTTTCATTAGTTGTAAAAATAGACTTAATGTTTATCATAACCACATGTATACTAACTTTAATTATGCATTTATTAGCAAATACCTGTGCATATTTACTTGGTATAAAAGATGTATGGTACTAA
- a CDS encoding hydantoinase/oxoprolinase family protein yields the protein MKIAGFDIGGANTDLAVIDFDGGEIKNIEVDFAYLPMWSNNDDLSDVLVELIEKICPISEIDAVGISMTAELVDAYDTKKDGVLDVVKKCEDTFDCPIAYVGIDGMLSLEEITKTPLKAAAANWIATAQIATLISDNCIFIDTGSTTTDIIPIKDGKECAIGKSDFDRSATGELVYTGTLRTNLASFLDKVELNGKEYRVASELFAQTADVYTVLDLITQDDYVCDTFDGEGKSKTDCAKRIARVICADLEMLSMDDIVEMSKYIHKKQVEQIADGLKQVVETQELDLIVTTGLGKDILDKKAAESLGLNVKSMGDILTDEECVVAPAVGTAVMMNKYLN from the coding sequence ATGAAAATAGCAGGATTTGATATAGGTGGTGCAAACACTGATTTAGCAGTTATTGACTTTGATGGTGGAGAAATTAAAAACATTGAAGTTGATTTTGCTTATCTTCCAATGTGGAGTAACAACGATGACTTATCAGATGTTTTAGTTGAGTTAATTGAAAAAATCTGTCCAATTTCAGAAATTGATGCTGTAGGTATTTCAATGACTGCAGAACTTGTTGATGCATATGATACCAAAAAAGACGGAGTTTTAGATGTTGTTAAAAAATGTGAAGACACATTTGACTGCCCAATAGCTTATGTGGGTATTGACGGAATGTTGTCTTTAGAAGAAATCACAAAAACACCTCTAAAAGCAGCTGCTGCTAATTGGATTGCAACAGCTCAAATTGCTACCTTAATTTCTGATAACTGTATTTTCATTGATACTGGAAGTACAACTACTGATATTATTCCAATTAAAGATGGAAAAGAATGTGCAATTGGTAAATCTGACTTTGACAGATCTGCAACCGGTGAATTGGTATATACTGGTACTTTAAGAACCAATCTTGCTAGTTTTCTTGATAAAGTTGAATTAAACGGAAAAGAATATCGTGTAGCTAGTGAATTATTTGCACAAACTGCAGATGTCTACACTGTATTGGATTTAATCACACAAGATGACTATGTGTGCGATACCTTTGACGGAGAAGGTAAATCAAAAACAGACTGTGCTAAGAGAATTGCACGTGTAATCTGTGCTGATTTGGAAATGTTGAGTATGGATGATATTGTTGAGATGTCAAAATACATTCATAAAAAACAGGTTGAACAGATTGCTGATGGTTTAAAACAGGTTGTTGAAACTCAAGAATTAGATTTAATTGTTACAACTGGTCTTGGAAAAGATATTTTAGATAAAAAAGCAGCAGAATCCTTAGGTTTAAATGTCAAATCAATGGGAGATATTTTAACTGATGAAGAATGTGTTGTTGCACCTGCTGTTGGAACAGCTGTAATGATGAATAAATATTTAAATTAA
- a CDS encoding ATP-grasp domain-containing protein, translating into MTKENNSILVFEYFTASGENDKCIISEAEALIISLLDDLKEFDVSLVINESYKNIAEGYDNVNAISINQDVVSWLKDNAGNFNKAIFISAENDNNLYKITKILEENDVKIYNSSSEACLVASDKYETYEALPSDIPQPRSFKFKIDPKGYWKRAIENLHEKWQAEDPLTPLKLIIKPLSGVDCEDIVVIEKIEDLTLDLDKIFKPGSRVIVQEFIEGTDISVSLISDGTNAVPISLNKQYVQLKNDKGTYLGGMLPFESEFKQEAFEIAKKAVESVEGMKGFVGVDLLINSDEKDIYSVYLLEINSRFTTPYVGLNKIANFNIGKTIIDLIDNNMSIDDLEISLDGEVEFKKSGDSLEIRRM; encoded by the coding sequence ATGACAAAAGAGAATAATTCTATTTTAGTATTTGAATATTTCACTGCATCTGGTGAAAATGACAAATGCATAATATCAGAAGCAGAAGCATTAATTATCTCTCTTTTAGATGATTTAAAAGAATTTGATGTCAGTTTAGTAATCAATGAATCTTACAAAAATATTGCAGAGGGCTATGATAACGTTAATGCTATTTCAATTAATCAGGATGTAGTATCATGGCTTAAAGACAATGCAGGAAACTTCAACAAAGCTATTTTCATTTCTGCGGAAAATGATAACAATCTCTACAAGATTACTAAAATCCTTGAAGAAAATGATGTAAAAATATATAATTCATCTTCCGAGGCTTGTTTAGTTGCATCTGATAAATATGAAACATACGAAGCTCTTCCAAGTGACATTCCTCAACCTAGGTCATTTAAATTTAAAATAGATCCAAAAGGATACTGGAAAAGAGCAATTGAAAACTTGCATGAAAAATGGCAGGCTGAAGATCCACTCACTCCACTTAAATTAATCATAAAACCGTTAAGTGGTGTTGACTGTGAAGACATAGTTGTTATTGAAAAAATTGAAGATTTAACTTTGGATTTAGATAAGATTTTCAAACCAGGTTCAAGAGTTATTGTTCAGGAATTTATTGAAGGAACAGATATAAGTGTTAGTTTAATCTCAGACGGTACCAATGCAGTTCCAATAAGCTTAAACAAACAATATGTTCAATTAAAAAATGATAAAGGAACTTATCTTGGAGGAATGTTGCCTTTCGAAAGTGAATTTAAACAGGAAGCATTTGAAATAGCTAAAAAAGCTGTTGAATCTGTTGAGGGTATGAAAGGTTTCGTTGGTGTTGACTTATTAATAAACAGTGATGAAAAGGACATTTACTCAGTTTATCTTTTAGAAATCAACTCCAGATTCACAACACCTTATGTTGGTTTGAATAAAATAGCTAATTTTAACATTGGTAAAACAATAATTGATTTAATTGATAATAATATGAGTATTGATGATTTAGAGATTTCTTTAGATGGTGAAGTTGAATTTAAGAAATCTGGTGACTCATTAGAAATTAGGAGAATGTAA